Proteins from a single region of Deltaproteobacteria bacterium:
- a CDS encoding aminodeoxychorismate/anthranilate synthase component II: MLFMIDNYDSFTYNLVQYLGELGEEPVVYRNDRITVGEIEAMKPDRLVISPGPCTPKEAGISVEVIRHFAGKLPILGVCLGHQSIGAAFGAEIVGAKKLMHGKTSQVKHDGKGVFRGLPNPFTATRYHSLVIERGSLPDDLLVTAEAEDGEIMGIRHRSLPIEGVQFHPESILTEVGHDLLRNFLRIG; this comes from the coding sequence ATGTTGTTTATGATTGATAACTACGATTCCTTTACGTATAACCTCGTTCAGTATCTCGGAGAGCTGGGCGAGGAACCGGTGGTCTACCGCAACGACCGGATCACCGTCGGGGAAATCGAAGCGATGAAGCCGGACCGTCTGGTGATTTCGCCCGGTCCCTGCACGCCGAAGGAAGCGGGAATCTCGGTTGAGGTGATCCGGCATTTTGCCGGGAAGCTTCCGATCCTCGGCGTCTGTCTGGGACACCAGTCGATCGGGGCCGCCTTCGGCGCCGAGATTGTCGGGGCGAAAAAACTGATGCACGGCAAGACCTCTCAGGTAAAACATGACGGGAAGGGGGTCTTCCGGGGGCTTCCAAATCCGTTTACGGCGACCCGTTATCATTCGCTGGTCATCGAGCGGGGAAGCCTTCCCGATGATCTTCTGGTGACCGCCGAGGCGGAGGACGGGGAGATTATGGGGATCCGGCATCGAAGCCTGCCCATCGAAGGGGTCCAGTTCCATCCGGAATCGATCCTCACTGAAGTGGGCCATGATCTTTTACGGAATTTTCTGCGGATAGGTTGA
- a CDS encoding helix-turn-helix transcriptional regulator: MDKHNFSELVKEIRKHLALSQEDLARELGVSFATINRWENKRAKPSKLAKAQFDRFFARMVQRGKLKGFEGGPK; encoded by the coding sequence ATGGATAAACATAATTTTTCCGAACTCGTAAAGGAAATCCGAAAGCATCTGGCCTTGAGTCAGGAGGATCTGGCCCGCGAGCTCGGAGTCAGCTTTGCTACCATTAACCGTTGGGAAAACAAGAGGGCCAAACCGTCGAAACTGGCGAAAGCGCAGTTTGACCGGTTTTTCGCCCGAATGGTTCAACGAGGAAAGCTGAAGGGTTTCGAAGGTGGACCTAAATAG
- a CDS encoding type II toxin-antitoxin system VapC family toxin, translating to MITAVDTNILVDVFEADPDHGPASRDALKRCLLEGSVVACEVVWAEVATAYGASLKKVTKVFESIGITYSPMTRESALEAAKFWYRYRKKGGRRTRIAADFLIGGHALIQCDRLLTRDKGFYSGNFQLLKLFA from the coding sequence ATGATTACGGCCGTCGATACCAATATCCTTGTGGATGTTTTTGAGGCGGACCCGGATCATGGACCGGCATCCAGGGATGCATTGAAGCGTTGCCTGTTGGAAGGTTCCGTGGTTGCATGTGAGGTGGTATGGGCCGAGGTCGCCACCGCCTATGGAGCCTCATTGAAGAAAGTAACGAAAGTCTTTGAGAGTATCGGAATCACCTATTCTCCGATGACCCGGGAATCGGCTTTGGAGGCTGCGAAATTCTGGTATCGTTATCGGAAGAAGGGAGGGAGACGCACTCGTATTGCAGCGGACTTCCTGATCGGAGGCCATGCTTTGATTCAGTGTGACCGACTGCTTACCCGGGATAAAGGGTTTTATTCCGGAAACTTTCAATTGTTGAAATTGTTTGCCTGA
- a CDS encoding phosphoribosylanthranilate isomerase, with amino-acid sequence MRTRIKICGITNLDDALFAVEAGADALGFVFHSGSPRRIDAESVRAIVRHLPPFATVVGVFVDEKIETVREIARYCDLDLCQLHGDESPEFCEWCERRVIKAFRIRDRSFLEEMKRYDVSGFLLDAWHPDRYGGTGEAADRTLAQEAAGKERVILAGGLTPENVGEAIARVRPYGVDVSSGVEVSPGQKDRDKVRRFIEAVNEIDARIYGPENAV; translated from the coding sequence ATGAGGACCCGGATCAAGATCTGCGGGATTACGAATCTCGACGACGCTCTTTTTGCCGTGGAGGCCGGCGCCGATGCCCTGGGATTTGTCTTTCATTCCGGAAGTCCGCGGCGGATCGATGCGGAGAGCGTCCGGGCGATTGTTCGTCATCTTCCTCCCTTTGCGACGGTGGTCGGGGTTTTCGTGGACGAGAAGATCGAGACCGTCCGGGAGATCGCAAGGTATTGTGATCTCGATCTCTGCCAGTTACATGGGGATGAATCGCCGGAGTTCTGCGAATGGTGTGAGCGACGCGTGATCAAGGCCTTCCGGATCCGGGACCGCTCGTTTCTGGAGGAGATGAAACGTTACGACGTGTCGGGGTTTCTTCTGGATGCCTGGCATCCGGACCGGTACGGGGGGACGGGAGAGGCCGCCGACCGGACCCTGGCGCAGGAAGCCGCCGGGAAGGAGAGGGTGATCCTGGCCGGGGGCTTGACGCCGGAGAACGTGGGCGAGGCGATTGCCCGGGTCCGCCCCTACGGGGTGGATGTCAGCTCCGGCGTGGAGGTGTCACCGGGACAAAAGGATCGGGACAAGGTACGCCGTTTTATCGAAGCGGTGAATGAGATTGATGCCCGTATCTACGGGCCGGAGAATGCAGTATGA
- a CDS encoding AbrB/MazE/SpoVT family DNA-binding domain-containing protein, whose protein sequence is MKAKVAERGQVTIPKVLRDRLGIRPGTMLEFCEKSGKLIVVKMEEMDVVDKVYGSLSSGRRSDDILRELRGES, encoded by the coding sequence ATGAAGGCAAAAGTTGCGGAACGAGGACAGGTGACTATTCCCAAAGTACTCCGCGATCGTCTGGGAATTCGGCCGGGTACGATGTTGGAATTTTGTGAGAAGTCCGGAAAGCTGATCGTTGTCAAGATGGAAGAGATGGACGTCGTCGATAAAGTGTATGGTTCTCTGAGTAGCGGCCGACGGTCCGATGATATACTGCGTGAGTTGCGAGGTGAATCATGA
- the trpE gene encoding anthranilate synthase component I — protein sequence MLSPSLEEFVEKSRSGNLIPVYKEILADMETPVSAFRKIDDGEYAFLLESVEGGEKWGRYSFLGSTPFSVLKGKGDQVQVIRQGREKTFTVSDPIAFVQEEMARFHPVADPALPRFVGGAVGYIGYDMVRFFEPIPEFPKEDAGFPDMLLMIMTDLLIFDNLEKKIQIVSNVFLREGEDPEAAYRQAEERIDGMIARLNVPCEIVNLSLPRPGELPVPESSFTRERFREVVERAKEYILAGDIIQVVLSQRFHSKLENDPFDIYRVLRTVNPSPYMFFLHLGSIRIVGSSPEVLVRVEMGQVEVRPIAGTRPRGRNDAEDQALIDELLADPKERAEHIMLVDLGRNDVGRVAKTGTVRVKELMVIEKYSHVMHIVSDVVGELAEGKNAYDVLRACFPAGTVSGAPKIRAMQIIEELEPVRRGPYAGAVGYIGFSGNMDTCITIRTMIIRDDDLYLQAGAGIVADSDPEREYVETLNKAKGMLKAIEITRRGIRN from the coding sequence ATGCTTTCTCCATCCCTTGAGGAATTTGTTGAAAAATCGAGGTCCGGCAACCTGATCCCGGTCTATAAGGAGATCCTGGCCGACATGGAAACGCCGGTCTCCGCTTTTCGCAAGATCGACGACGGGGAGTATGCCTTTCTCCTGGAGAGTGTCGAAGGGGGCGAGAAGTGGGGGCGGTACAGCTTCCTCGGAAGCACTCCCTTTTCCGTTCTGAAAGGGAAAGGGGATCAGGTGCAGGTAATCCGTCAGGGGCGGGAGAAGACCTTTACCGTTTCCGACCCGATCGCTTTCGTGCAGGAAGAGATGGCACGTTTCCATCCGGTGGCCGATCCGGCCCTGCCCCGCTTCGTCGGGGGCGCCGTCGGCTACATCGGCTACGACATGGTCCGTTTTTTTGAGCCGATCCCGGAATTTCCCAAGGAGGATGCCGGTTTTCCCGATATGCTCCTCATGATCATGACCGACCTGCTGATCTTCGATAATCTGGAGAAGAAGATCCAGATTGTCTCGAATGTTTTTCTCCGGGAGGGCGAGGACCCGGAAGCGGCCTACCGGCAGGCCGAAGAACGGATCGACGGGATGATCGCCCGGCTCAATGTTCCCTGTGAAATCGTTAACCTGAGCCTGCCCCGGCCGGGGGAACTTCCGGTTCCGGAATCGAGCTTTACCCGGGAGCGGTTCCGTGAAGTGGTCGAACGGGCCAAGGAATATATCCTGGCCGGCGATATCATTCAGGTGGTCCTCTCCCAGCGTTTCCACTCGAAACTTGAGAACGATCCCTTCGACATCTATCGGGTACTCCGGACGGTGAATCCTTCTCCCTACATGTTTTTCCTGCACCTGGGGTCGATCCGGATCGTGGGGTCGTCGCCCGAGGTCCTCGTTCGTGTGGAAATGGGGCAGGTGGAGGTCCGTCCCATTGCCGGGACCCGGCCCCGGGGAAGAAACGACGCCGAGGATCAGGCCCTGATCGATGAATTGCTCGCCGACCCCAAGGAACGGGCGGAACATATCATGCTCGTCGACCTCGGGCGCAATGATGTGGGGCGGGTGGCGAAGACCGGGACGGTCAGGGTCAAGGAGTTGATGGTGATCGAAAAATATTCCCATGTCATGCACATCGTCTCCGACGTGGTCGGCGAACTGGCCGAGGGGAAGAATGCCTATGATGTGCTTCGGGCCTGTTTTCCGGCGGGGACCGTCTCCGGCGCCCCCAAGATCCGCGCCATGCAGATCATCGAGGAACTCGAACCGGTCCGGCGCGGCCCCTATGCGGGGGCGGTGGGGTATATCGGGTTTTCCGGGAACATGGATACCTGTATCACTATCCGGACGATGATCATCCGGGACGACGATCTCTATCTTCAGGCCGGCGCAGGGATAGTAGCCGATTCCGACCCGGAACGGGAGTATGTGGAGACACTGAACAAGGCCAAGGGGATGCTGAAGGCGATCGAGATTACGAGGCGGGGAATCAGGAATTAG
- the trpC gene encoding indole-3-glycerol phosphate synthase TrpC, with translation MILDDIVAKVRGRLAERKTLTPLPVLQRQAEAQPGCLDFAGAIAGREKKTIRVIAEVKKASPSKGVIRENFDPVGIARDYEQSGAAAVSVLTEEDFFQGRPDFLSSIRKAVSVPLLRKDFIIDPYQVREARALGADAFLLIVALLDKQKLEELILLGREIGMQALVEVHSGEELDRALDTSAGIIGINNRDLATFATDLETTFRLRERIGADRIVVSESGIREAADLVRLQKAGVDAVLVGETLMRAPRPGEQLQALLPKGPAA, from the coding sequence TTGATTCTGGATGATATAGTGGCGAAGGTTCGCGGGCGTCTTGCCGAAAGGAAGACGTTGACGCCGCTGCCGGTACTGCAGAGACAGGCGGAGGCGCAGCCGGGGTGTCTCGATTTTGCCGGGGCGATCGCGGGGAGAGAGAAGAAGACAATCCGGGTGATCGCGGAAGTGAAGAAGGCTTCTCCCTCCAAGGGAGTCATCCGGGAGAATTTCGATCCGGTTGGAATCGCCCGGGACTATGAACAGTCCGGTGCCGCGGCGGTCTCCGTCCTGACGGAAGAGGATTTTTTCCAGGGTCGTCCTGATTTTCTTTCTTCAATCCGGAAGGCCGTCTCCGTTCCGTTGCTGCGGAAGGATTTTATAATCGACCCCTACCAGGTCCGGGAGGCGCGGGCATTGGGGGCCGATGCCTTTCTCTTGATCGTGGCGCTTCTCGATAAGCAAAAACTTGAGGAGCTGATCCTGTTGGGACGAGAGATCGGTATGCAGGCGTTGGTGGAGGTCCACTCCGGGGAGGAACTGGACCGGGCGCTGGACACTTCTGCCGGGATCATCGGGATCAACAACCGGGACCTTGCGACCTTTGCCACCGACCTGGAAACCACCTTCCGGCTGCGTGAACGGATCGGTGCGGACCGGATCGTCGTCAGCGAAAGCGGGATCCGGGAGGCTGCGGATCTTGTCCGTCTTCAGAAGGCGGGTGTCGATGCCGTGCTGGTGGGGGAAACGCTGATGCGAGCTCCGCGTCCCGGGGAACAATTGCAGGCCCTTCTTCCGAAAGGACCGGCGGCATGA
- a CDS encoding type I restriction endonuclease subunit R: LERVFSGAIMVKEGEAQYIKSPSDVGTGKAKDEKAPLSEIIEVLNERFGTRFTEEDRLFFQQIKEKACRSEQIVRTAMANPLDKFELGIRKLVEGLMIERMADNDKIVTRYMADPEFQGSAFPILAREIFDSIRSAETGAPTAEKADDVSS, translated from the coding sequence GTTGGAGCGGGTTTTTTCGGGCGCGATCATGGTGAAAGAAGGAGAGGCCCAGTACATCAAGAGCCCGTCGGATGTGGGAACAGGCAAGGCAAAGGATGAGAAGGCTCCCCTGTCCGAAATCATCGAAGTCCTCAACGAGCGATTCGGAACCAGATTCACGGAGGAGGACAGACTTTTCTTTCAGCAGATCAAGGAGAAGGCCTGCCGAAGCGAACAAATTGTCCGGACGGCAATGGCAAACCCACTCGACAAGTTCGAGCTGGGAATCCGCAAGCTCGTTGAAGGACTCATGATCGAACGTATGGCCGACAACGACAAGATCGTAACGAGATACATGGCGGATCCTGAGTTTCAGGGTTCAGCGTTTCCGATTCTCGCGCGGGAGATCTTCGACTCCATACGTTCTGCGGAAACCGGTGCTCCAACGGCGGAGAAGGCTGATGATGTTTCTTCCTGA
- the trpD gene encoding anthranilate phosphoribosyltransferase, which produces MIVNAIKKIVEREDLDREACYGAMDDIMGGRATPAQIASFITALRMKGETVEEIAACARVMRDRLIRVEVDREGLVDTCGTGGDGARTFNISTTAAFVVAGAGIPVAKHGNRSVSSKSGSADLFAALGVNIEAGIDVVKRCIAEAGIGFLFAPLLHGAMKHAIGPRREIGIRTVFNILGPLTNPAGAKRQVVGVFSGELTEPICEVLNELGCERAYVVHGHDGLDEITATGGTRISELKNGRVLTFDLDPADYGFPCCRSGDLRGGDAKLNAGITLAILNGETGPKRDVTLLNAAAAIHVGGVGKDFGEALDAARESIDSGRALKCLEEMKRISNEPV; this is translated from the coding sequence ATGATTGTCAATGCGATCAAGAAGATCGTCGAGAGGGAAGACCTGGATCGGGAGGCCTGTTACGGCGCCATGGACGATATCATGGGCGGGCGGGCGACGCCGGCCCAGATTGCATCGTTTATCACGGCCCTTAGGATGAAGGGGGAGACGGTGGAAGAGATCGCCGCCTGCGCCCGGGTGATGCGGGACCGGCTGATCCGGGTCGAGGTGGACCGTGAAGGGCTGGTCGACACCTGCGGGACCGGCGGAGACGGCGCCCGGACCTTCAACATCTCCACCACGGCGGCCTTCGTTGTCGCCGGGGCCGGGATCCCCGTGGCCAAACACGGGAACCGTTCCGTTTCGAGTAAGAGCGGGAGCGCCGATCTTTTTGCCGCCCTGGGAGTGAATATCGAAGCGGGTATCGATGTGGTGAAACGGTGTATCGCCGAGGCGGGGATCGGTTTTCTCTTTGCGCCCCTTCTCCACGGTGCGATGAAGCATGCCATCGGCCCCCGGAGGGAGATCGGGATCCGGACGGTCTTCAATATCCTGGGACCCCTGACCAATCCGGCGGGAGCGAAGCGGCAGGTGGTCGGGGTCTTCTCCGGTGAGCTGACGGAACCGATCTGTGAGGTCTTAAATGAACTCGGTTGTGAGCGGGCCTATGTGGTTCACGGTCATGACGGTCTGGACGAGATTACCGCGACCGGCGGAACACGAATTTCGGAGCTTAAAAACGGCAGGGTGTTGACCTTCGACCTCGATCCCGCCGACTACGGTTTTCCCTGCTGTCGTTCCGGGGATCTTAGGGGCGGGGATGCAAAGCTCAATGCCGGGATCACCCTGGCGATCCTGAACGGGGAGACCGGGCCGAAGCGGGATGTTACCCTGCTCAATGCTGCGGCGGCGATACACGTCGGGGGTGTTGGGAAGGATTTCGGCGAGGCCCTCGATGCCGCCCGGGAATCGATCGATTCGGGACGGGCCCTCAAATGCCTGGAGGAGATGAAACGGATCAGCAATGAGCCGGTCTGA